From one Tsukamurella tyrosinosolvens genomic stretch:
- a CDS encoding PPOX class F420-dependent oxidoreductase, with the protein MTADIPEAARALLDQALVVDLATVRPDGGPQVNPMWFLFEDGLIWFTHTDFRQKFRNLQHEPRVAISILPEGNPYGYLEIRGELDRIEPDPTGSLYTRLAERYGQGSVVPPDAADRVKIAIRPTRFSGNALQG; encoded by the coding sequence ATGACCGCAGACATCCCCGAAGCCGCCCGTGCACTCCTCGATCAGGCTCTCGTCGTCGACCTGGCGACGGTCCGCCCGGACGGCGGCCCGCAGGTCAACCCGATGTGGTTCCTCTTCGAGGACGGGCTGATCTGGTTCACGCACACCGACTTCCGGCAGAAGTTCCGAAACCTCCAGCATGAGCCGCGGGTGGCGATCTCGATCCTGCCGGAGGGGAATCCCTACGGCTACCTGGAGATCCGGGGCGAGCTCGACCGCATCGAGCCCGACCCCACCGGCTCCCTCTACACCCGTTTGGCCGAGCGCTACGGCCAGGGCTCGGTCGTGCCGCCGGATGCGGCGGATCGCGTCAAGATCGCGATCCGCCCCACCCGGTTCAGTGGCAACGCGCTCCAGGGCTAG
- a CDS encoding NADPH-dependent 2,4-dienoyl-CoA reductase, with amino-acid sequence MSAKYPHLFEPLDLGHTTLKNRVVMGSMHTGLEDLPWDLGKLAAYFAARAKGGVGLIITGGYSPNITGWLLPAGAKMSSPLDAILHKKVTDAVHKEGGKIAMQLLHAGRYSYNPLSASASAIKAPINPFKPRAMSDFEVRKTIRDFGNAARTAQKAGYDGVEVMGGEGYLINQFLAARTNKRTDKWGGSAENRQRFPVEIVREIRKRCGKNFIVVFRLSMADFVEEGQTRDEILSLAHKLEAAGVDILNTDIGWHEARVPTIVTSVPRAAFAAFTADVTRAVNIPVCAANRINMPATAEELLERGDAQLVQVARPLLADPEWANKARDERAEEINTCIGCNQACLDHAFVHKKVSCLVNPRAGRETELVLAPTRSAKRVAVVGAGPAGLSAAVSAAECGHKVELFEASDHIGGQFGYAAKIPGKEEFNETIRYFSTMLDRNQVTVHLNTEATVDDLAGKFDEVIIATGVVPRVPSFPGVDHPKVITYAEAISGTKEIGDTVAIMGAGGIGFDVAEFVTTDKSPTLHLDEWNAEWGVTRQGDVPGFITKPAPAPSTRSKVYMLQRKSTPQGIGLGKTTGWVHRATVKMKGVEQLRGVNYEKVDDAGLHITFGEERKDARVLDVETVILCTGQESVRDLDEALADRGVKAHVIGGAALAAELDAKRAIRQGTELAASL; translated from the coding sequence ATGTCAGCCAAGTACCCCCACCTCTTCGAGCCCCTCGACCTCGGTCACACCACGCTCAAGAACCGCGTCGTGATGGGCTCCATGCACACCGGCCTCGAGGACCTGCCGTGGGACCTCGGCAAGCTCGCCGCGTACTTCGCGGCGCGCGCCAAGGGCGGCGTCGGCCTCATCATCACCGGCGGCTACTCCCCCAACATCACCGGCTGGCTGTTGCCCGCCGGCGCGAAGATGTCCAGCCCGCTCGACGCGATCCTGCACAAGAAGGTGACCGACGCGGTGCACAAGGAGGGCGGCAAGATCGCGATGCAGTTGCTGCACGCCGGCCGCTACTCGTACAACCCGCTCAGCGCCTCGGCCAGCGCGATCAAGGCGCCGATCAACCCGTTCAAGCCCCGCGCCATGTCGGACTTCGAGGTGCGCAAGACCATCCGCGACTTCGGCAACGCGGCGCGCACCGCGCAGAAGGCCGGCTATGACGGCGTCGAGGTGATGGGCGGCGAGGGCTACCTCATCAACCAGTTCCTCGCGGCACGCACCAACAAGCGCACCGACAAGTGGGGCGGCTCCGCCGAGAACCGGCAGCGGTTCCCCGTCGAGATCGTGCGGGAGATCCGCAAGCGCTGCGGCAAGAACTTCATCGTCGTGTTCCGCCTCTCGATGGCGGACTTCGTCGAGGAGGGCCAGACCCGCGACGAGATCCTGTCGCTGGCGCACAAGCTCGAGGCCGCCGGCGTCGACATCCTCAACACCGACATCGGCTGGCACGAGGCCCGCGTGCCCACGATCGTGACCTCGGTGCCGCGCGCCGCGTTCGCCGCGTTCACCGCCGACGTGACCCGCGCCGTGAACATTCCCGTCTGCGCCGCGAACCGCATCAACATGCCCGCCACGGCCGAGGAGCTCCTCGAGCGCGGCGACGCGCAACTCGTGCAGGTCGCACGCCCGCTCCTCGCCGACCCGGAGTGGGCCAACAAGGCGCGCGACGAGCGCGCCGAGGAGATCAACACCTGCATCGGCTGCAACCAGGCCTGCCTCGACCACGCCTTCGTGCACAAGAAGGTGTCCTGCCTCGTGAACCCGCGGGCGGGCCGCGAGACCGAGCTGGTGCTGGCGCCGACCCGTTCGGCCAAGCGGGTCGCCGTCGTCGGCGCCGGCCCGGCCGGGCTCTCCGCGGCCGTGAGCGCCGCCGAGTGCGGCCACAAGGTGGAGCTCTTCGAGGCGAGCGATCATATCGGCGGCCAGTTCGGCTACGCCGCGAAGATCCCCGGCAAGGAGGAGTTCAACGAGACCATCCGGTACTTCAGCACGATGCTCGACCGGAACCAGGTGACGGTGCACCTCAACACCGAGGCCACCGTCGACGACCTGGCCGGCAAGTTCGACGAGGTCATCATCGCGACCGGCGTCGTGCCGCGCGTCCCGTCCTTTCCGGGCGTCGATCACCCGAAGGTCATCACCTACGCCGAGGCGATCAGCGGCACCAAGGAGATCGGCGACACCGTGGCCATCATGGGCGCCGGCGGCATCGGCTTCGACGTGGCCGAGTTCGTCACCACCGACAAGTCCCCCACCCTGCACCTCGACGAGTGGAATGCCGAGTGGGGCGTCACCCGCCAGGGCGACGTGCCCGGCTTCATCACCAAGCCGGCCCCGGCACCGTCGACCCGGTCGAAGGTCTATATGCTGCAGCGCAAGAGCACGCCGCAGGGCATCGGCCTCGGCAAGACGACCGGCTGGGTGCACCGCGCGACGGTGAAGATGAAGGGCGTCGAGCAGCTGCGCGGTGTGAACTACGAGAAGGTCGACGATGCGGGCCTGCACATCACCTTCGGCGAGGAGCGCAAGGACGCCCGAGTGCTCGACGTGGAGACGGTGATCCTGTGCACCGGCCAGGAGTCGGTGCGGGACCTCGACGAGGCGCTCGCCGACCGCGGCGTGAAGGCGCACGTGATCGGCGGTGCCGCACTGGCCGCCGAGCTCGATGCGAAGAGGGCGATCCGCCAGGGCACCGAGCTCGCGGCCTCGCTCTAG
- a CDS encoding PadR family transcriptional regulator — protein sequence MALEHALLVSLSERSGTGYQLTRRFDRSIGHWWRASHQQIYKTLARMTEHGLVTYVEQAQDGKPDKKVYSITDTGRKTLSEWIRTPGKDATDRRELATKIRGAAPADLPDLMVEVRRVRDLHAERADLFRTLEARDYPAPAALTGTDLQQHLVLRGGVYSEQGTVDWLDEVLAALTP from the coding sequence GTGGCCCTCGAACACGCACTGCTCGTCTCCCTGAGCGAGCGCTCGGGCACCGGGTACCAGCTCACCCGGCGCTTCGACCGCTCGATCGGGCACTGGTGGCGCGCCTCGCACCAGCAGATCTACAAGACGCTGGCGCGGATGACCGAGCACGGCCTCGTGACCTACGTCGAACAGGCGCAGGACGGCAAGCCGGACAAGAAGGTCTACTCGATCACCGACACCGGCCGGAAGACGCTCTCGGAGTGGATCCGCACGCCCGGCAAGGACGCCACGGACCGGCGCGAGCTGGCCACCAAGATCCGCGGGGCGGCACCGGCGGACCTGCCGGACCTGATGGTCGAGGTCCGGCGCGTGCGCGACCTGCACGCCGAGCGGGCGGACCTGTTCCGCACCCTCGAGGCCCGCGACTACCCCGCGCCCGCGGCACTCACCGGTACGGACCTGCAGCAGCATCTCGTGCTGCGCGGAGGCGTGTACTCCGAGCAGGGCACCGTCGACTGGCTCGACGAAGTGCTCGCCGCCCTCACCCCCTGA
- a CDS encoding redoxin domain-containing protein has protein sequence MSELALPLVGLVGGVLAGVSPCVLPVLPVVLLGSAGTGADGAPTSRARPAAIVAGLVLSFSLFTLFGTVVLSLLHLPAGLIRWVGIGALLLLGVAMLVPPLERLLERPFARLPQRVPGLKGDGAAGGFVLGVALGAVYVPCAGPVLAAIALAGATDTIGPRTLILTAAFAVGTAIPLLAIALTGHRLADRVRALQRRQRAIRAVGGVLVIALAVALALGITDLIQRRVPDYTQAVGDRLGAAAIAPQVAGTGSLQQCQQAAFTGTAQLADCGRAPEFAGIDPWLGGAPRTMAGLRGKVVLIDFWAYSCINCQRELPHAEAWWKNYRDLGFEVIGVHTPEYAFEHDVGNVTAGARKLGLTFPLAVDNRTATWSAYRNVAWPAGYLVDATGTIRFVSLGEGHYDKVETAIRSLLLAAHPGAILPPATDVPDATPLNKDRTPELYLGAEKQQGFGGPGGYEVGTRAFTLPATVQPNTFALDGAWTVGAEDIRAGERAVLTLAYTAQRVYLDVGGTGTLTVTEGGATRTIPVDGPPDIRTVVDRPASGPGTVTIALSPGLTAYSFTFG, from the coding sequence GTGAGCGAGCTCGCGCTCCCGCTCGTCGGCCTCGTCGGCGGCGTCCTCGCGGGAGTCTCCCCGTGCGTGCTCCCGGTCCTGCCGGTCGTCCTGCTCGGCAGCGCCGGGACCGGGGCCGACGGTGCCCCCACCTCGCGCGCCCGTCCGGCCGCGATCGTCGCCGGCCTGGTGCTGAGCTTCTCGCTGTTCACGCTGTTCGGCACCGTCGTCCTCTCGCTGCTGCACCTGCCCGCGGGCCTGATCCGGTGGGTGGGGATCGGTGCCCTGCTCCTGCTCGGCGTGGCGATGCTGGTCCCGCCGCTGGAGCGCCTGCTCGAACGGCCCTTCGCGCGCCTGCCGCAGCGCGTCCCGGGCCTCAAGGGCGACGGTGCCGCGGGCGGCTTCGTGCTCGGCGTCGCCCTCGGCGCGGTCTACGTGCCGTGCGCCGGACCGGTGCTCGCGGCGATCGCGCTGGCCGGCGCCACCGACACGATCGGCCCGCGCACGCTAATCCTCACCGCGGCGTTCGCGGTCGGCACCGCGATCCCGCTGCTCGCCATCGCCCTCACGGGCCACCGCCTGGCCGACCGGGTACGCGCACTGCAGCGGCGCCAGCGGGCGATCCGCGCGGTAGGAGGCGTCCTCGTCATCGCCCTGGCGGTCGCCCTCGCGCTGGGGATCACCGACCTCATCCAGCGCCGGGTGCCCGACTACACGCAGGCCGTCGGCGACCGGCTGGGCGCGGCGGCGATCGCACCGCAGGTCGCGGGCACGGGCTCTCTGCAGCAGTGCCAGCAGGCCGCGTTCACGGGGACGGCGCAGCTCGCCGACTGCGGGCGGGCGCCCGAGTTCGCCGGCATCGACCCATGGCTCGGCGGCGCCCCACGCACGATGGCGGGCCTGCGCGGCAAGGTCGTCCTCATCGACTTCTGGGCCTACTCATGCATCAACTGCCAGCGCGAACTCCCGCACGCCGAGGCCTGGTGGAAGAACTACCGCGACCTCGGCTTCGAGGTGATCGGCGTCCACACGCCCGAGTACGCCTTCGAGCACGACGTCGGCAACGTCACCGCGGGCGCGCGCAAGCTGGGCCTGACGTTCCCGCTCGCCGTCGACAACCGCACCGCCACGTGGAGCGCCTACCGCAATGTGGCCTGGCCCGCGGGCTACCTCGTGGACGCCACCGGGACCATTCGGTTCGTCAGCCTCGGCGAGGGCCACTACGACAAGGTCGAGACCGCGATCCGCTCGCTCCTGCTCGCCGCGCACCCCGGCGCGATCCTCCCGCCCGCAACCGACGTCCCCGATGCCACGCCACTGAACAAGGACCGGACCCCCGAGCTCTACCTCGGCGCCGAGAAGCAGCAGGGCTTCGGCGGCCCCGGCGGCTACGAGGTCGGCACCCGCGCGTTCACCCTCCCGGCGACCGTGCAGCCCAACACCTTCGCCCTCGACGGGGCCTGGACGGTCGGCGCCGAGGACATCCGCGCGGGGGAGCGGGCCGTTCTCACGCTCGCCTACACGGCGCAGCGGGTCTACCTCGACGTCGGCGGCACCGGCACGCTCACCGTCACCGAGGGCGGCGCCACCCGCACCATCCCCGTCGACGGTCCGCCCGACATCCGCACCGTCGTCGACCGCCCGGCCTCCGGGCCGGGCACCGTCACCATCGCCCTCAGTCCCGGCCTGACCGCCTACTCCTTCACCTTCGGCTGA
- a CDS encoding CitMHS family transporter, with translation MLTVLGLTMVAAFMVVIMARRATPIVALIAVPVIFGLLAGAGTGIGKMITGGIEDLAPTAAMLFFAIIFFGVMIDVGLFDPVVRAVVHVVGEDPAKLVLGTAVLAGVVSLDGDGSTTFIVTTSALLPLYLKLGVSPVVLTVVAGLANGTMNILPWGGPTARAAAALKISPSEVFVPMIPSLIAGMVVVLAFAWHLGLMERKRLGSIVIRERVLAGAGAGATGGTVGGGGGTDAPVPPSGGTGDSALTAVTGAHGNPKLMWFNAGLTVALLSVLTLDLLPIPVLFMIAAAIALAVNFPQVADQQEAITRHSKSIVSVVGMVFAAAVLTGVFKGTGMVDSVAAWVTGIIPSSMGPHLAVITGILSIPFTFLMSNDAFYFGILPVLSETASHYGITAAEMARASITGQPFHMQSPLVPAILLLVALAGVGLADHHKKVLWRAFVVSIVMLVVGVLLGQIPF, from the coding sequence ATGCTGACAGTCCTGGGACTGACCATGGTCGCGGCGTTCATGGTCGTCATCATGGCCCGCCGCGCGACGCCCATCGTCGCGCTGATCGCCGTCCCGGTGATCTTCGGCCTGCTGGCTGGCGCCGGCACGGGCATCGGCAAAATGATCACCGGCGGCATCGAGGACCTCGCGCCCACCGCCGCGATGCTCTTCTTCGCCATCATCTTCTTCGGCGTGATGATCGACGTCGGTCTCTTCGACCCGGTCGTGCGGGCCGTGGTCCACGTCGTCGGCGAGGACCCCGCCAAGCTCGTGCTCGGCACCGCCGTCCTGGCGGGAGTGGTCTCGCTCGACGGTGACGGCTCCACCACGTTCATCGTCACCACCTCCGCGCTCCTACCGCTCTATCTCAAGCTCGGCGTCAGCCCCGTCGTGCTCACCGTGGTCGCGGGCCTCGCCAACGGGACCATGAACATCCTCCCGTGGGGCGGCCCCACGGCCCGGGCCGCGGCGGCGCTGAAGATCTCGCCGTCCGAGGTCTTCGTCCCGATGATTCCGTCGCTGATCGCGGGCATGGTCGTCGTCCTCGCCTTCGCCTGGCACCTCGGGCTCATGGAGCGCAAGCGCCTCGGCAGCATCGTGATCCGCGAGCGCGTCCTCGCCGGGGCGGGCGCCGGCGCCACCGGCGGCACGGTCGGGGGCGGTGGCGGCACCGACGCGCCCGTTCCGCCCTCCGGCGGCACCGGCGACAGCGCCCTCACGGCCGTCACCGGCGCGCACGGCAACCCGAAGCTGATGTGGTTCAACGCCGGTCTCACCGTCGCCCTGCTGTCGGTGCTCACGCTCGACCTGCTGCCGATCCCGGTGCTCTTCATGATCGCCGCCGCGATCGCGCTGGCCGTCAACTTCCCGCAGGTCGCCGACCAGCAGGAGGCCATTACCCGGCACTCGAAGTCGATCGTCTCGGTCGTCGGAATGGTCTTCGCCGCAGCGGTTCTCACGGGCGTCTTCAAGGGCACCGGCATGGTGGATTCCGTCGCCGCGTGGGTCACCGGCATCATCCCGTCGTCGATGGGCCCGCACCTGGCCGTCATCACCGGCATCCTGTCCATCCCCTTCACCTTCCTGATGTCCAACGACGCCTTCTACTTCGGCATCCTGCCCGTGCTTTCCGAGACGGCGAGCCACTACGGGATCACTGCCGCGGAGATGGCCCGCGCGTCGATCACCGGGCAGCCCTTCCACATGCAGAGCCCGCTGGTGCCCGCCATCCTGCTGCTCGTCGCCCTCGCGGGCGTCGGACTGGCCGATCACCACAAGAAGGTGCTCTGGCGCGCGTTCGTCGTCTCGATCGTCATGCTCGTGGTCGGTGTCCTCCTTGGCCAGATCCCCTTCTGA
- a CDS encoding sensor histidine kinase, translating to MPRIRLRTQILLLQVVIIIVSLAAGFGIVLHRVDTDTRSEYGHRAEAIAETVASDTDVRAGAAAQSAARRAGHPATQQELAAAPLQRQAVAITERTGVLFVVIADDAGYRIAHPDPSQLGAPLSTDPSAALAGDVEVTQQRGTLGDSVRAKAPVLGNDGAVVGLVSVGISTETVAEAARRALLLLAGLAALALAVGILGSGLLARRWRRLTLGLEPEEMAELIREQNAVLYSGSEGVIAIDAKGVVRVINDRARELLGVTAATGTPLTDLGLTDRVAAVVATPTEVPVAAAVNERVVLVASRRVHRGETDLGTVLTAVDRTDVEALTRELDSVQAMSAALRAQRHEAANRVHVVAGLLRDDRTDEALAYLDEIAGRAGVLPVSGLDRLDEPHLRAFVSAKAARARERGVVLRVGADTALVGVLTHPVDTTTLVGNLLDNAIDAAGDGPEPREVELDVLRDGDDLAIIVVDSGPGFAVDDPFVEGVSTRTDPTVPGGRGLGLVIARQVARGHGGEVVVVARGGDGEPTTVMATLPEGVRDDA from the coding sequence ATGCCCAGGATCCGGCTGCGCACGCAGATCCTCCTGCTCCAGGTGGTGATCATCATCGTCAGCCTCGCCGCCGGCTTCGGCATCGTCCTGCACCGCGTGGACACCGACACCCGCTCCGAGTACGGCCACCGGGCGGAGGCGATCGCGGAGACGGTCGCCTCCGACACCGACGTCCGCGCCGGCGCCGCCGCGCAGTCGGCCGCGCGGCGCGCGGGACACCCGGCCACGCAACAGGAGCTCGCCGCTGCGCCCTTGCAGCGGCAGGCGGTCGCCATCACCGAGCGCACGGGCGTGCTGTTCGTGGTGATCGCCGACGACGCGGGCTACCGCATCGCCCATCCGGATCCGTCCCAGCTCGGCGCGCCGCTGAGTACCGACCCGTCCGCCGCGCTCGCCGGCGACGTCGAGGTAACGCAGCAGCGCGGCACCCTCGGGGATTCGGTCCGTGCGAAGGCCCCGGTCCTCGGGAACGACGGCGCCGTCGTCGGCCTGGTGAGCGTGGGCATCTCCACCGAGACCGTCGCCGAGGCCGCGCGCCGCGCCCTGCTACTCCTGGCGGGCCTGGCCGCACTCGCGCTCGCGGTCGGGATCCTCGGCTCGGGGCTCCTCGCCCGACGGTGGCGGCGCCTCACCCTGGGCCTGGAACCCGAGGAGATGGCCGAGCTCATCCGCGAGCAGAACGCCGTCCTGTACTCCGGCTCCGAGGGCGTCATCGCGATCGACGCGAAGGGCGTCGTGCGGGTCATCAACGATCGCGCCAGGGAACTGCTCGGTGTCACCGCCGCGACCGGCACACCGCTCACGGATCTCGGCCTCACGGACCGGGTCGCGGCCGTCGTCGCGACCCCCACGGAGGTGCCGGTCGCCGCGGCGGTGAACGAGCGGGTCGTGCTCGTCGCCTCGCGCCGCGTGCACCGCGGCGAGACGGACCTCGGCACCGTCCTCACGGCCGTCGACCGCACCGACGTCGAGGCGCTCACGCGCGAACTCGACTCGGTCCAGGCGATGAGCGCCGCCCTGCGCGCACAGCGCCACGAGGCCGCCAACCGAGTCCACGTCGTCGCCGGGCTGCTCCGCGACGACCGCACCGACGAGGCCCTCGCCTACCTCGACGAGATCGCCGGCCGCGCAGGCGTCCTCCCGGTCTCCGGCCTCGACCGCCTCGACGAGCCGCACCTGCGCGCCTTCGTCTCCGCCAAGGCGGCGCGGGCGCGTGAGAGGGGCGTCGTCCTGCGGGTCGGCGCCGACACGGCCCTCGTCGGCGTGCTGACCCACCCCGTCGACACCACCACCCTCGTCGGCAACCTGCTCGACAACGCCATCGACGCCGCCGGCGACGGCCCCGAACCGCGGGAGGTGGAACTCGACGTGCTCCGTGACGGCGACGACCTCGCGATCATCGTCGTCGACAGCGGCCCCGGCTTCGCCGTCGACGACCCCTTCGTCGAGGGCGTCAGCACCCGAACCGATCCGACGGTGCCCGGCGGCCGCGGGCTCGGCCTCGTCATCGCCCGCCAGGTCGCCCGCGGGCACGGGGGAGAGGTCGTCGTCGTGGCGCGGGGCGGCGACGGCGAGCCCACCACCGTGATGGCCACGCTGCCCGAGGGGGTGCGCGACGATGCCTGA
- a CDS encoding response regulator, which yields MPDDLRILVVDDDFRVAAMHAKIVDAMVGLTTAGSARTLSEARAILERDRVDLALVDVYLPDGSGIDLVREMRCDAFILGAADDAASVRAGLAAGALQYLIKPFATTELARRLGAYTAYRRILGTGEVTQDQVDAAASVLRSERPAPRRDEGGSVTERRIVEALRTADGPMLADDIAGEVGVSPATARRYLAELVRDGTLTMALQYGATGRPRQRYTLS from the coding sequence ATGCCTGACGACCTGCGGATCCTCGTGGTCGACGACGACTTCCGGGTCGCCGCCATGCACGCGAAGATCGTCGACGCCATGGTCGGCCTCACGACGGCCGGCTCGGCGCGCACCCTTTCCGAGGCCCGGGCGATCCTGGAGCGCGACCGGGTCGACCTGGCGCTCGTCGACGTCTACCTCCCCGACGGCTCCGGCATCGACCTCGTCCGCGAGATGCGCTGCGACGCCTTCATCCTCGGCGCCGCCGACGATGCCGCCAGTGTCCGTGCGGGTCTCGCCGCGGGGGCGCTGCAGTACCTCATCAAGCCCTTCGCGACGACGGAGCTCGCCCGCCGGCTCGGCGCCTACACGGCCTACCGCCGGATCCTCGGGACCGGGGAGGTCACCCAGGACCAGGTCGACGCCGCCGCCTCGGTCCTGCGCAGCGAGCGTCCCGCCCCGCGGCGCGACGAGGGAGGCTCGGTCACCGAGCGGAGGATCGTCGAGGCGTTGCGCACCGCCGACGGACCGATGCTCGCGGACGACATCGCCGGGGAGGTCGGGGTCTCGCCGGCGACCGCCCGGCGTTACCTCGCCGAACTGGTGCGCGACGGCACGCTGACGATGGCGTTGCAGTACGGCGCGACCGGGAGGCCGCGGCAGCGGTACACGCTGAGCTGA